A window of the Clostridia bacterium genome harbors these coding sequences:
- a CDS encoding AraC family transcriptional regulator: protein MNDSSIQDINIKTTIGNLVFDIMLDSGFFNQDNDWSADIHNHGHYEVHYIINGKGKVFISDRHFELMPKTFYLIRPNIYHKQIEYPSDPIYKYCFRFNYKIVKNKQMEDNFNQANNILTVLNNPRYCCSSNSQSILKDILDIHNELYSKPLGYYTKVQALFVQLIINMLRSFDSEHSENSGHPIKVPDEKRTQIIDNFFSHNYSKNIKLSNLASLLNISESQLNRFLKKTYGLTFKQKLIASRIEAAKYLLENTDMTVEGISERIGYREPANFCTIFKKKTGASPSGYRKSI from the coding sequence ATGAACGACTCTTCTATTCAAGATATAAATATAAAAACCACAATTGGAAACCTTGTATTTGATATTATGCTTGACTCAGGTTTTTTCAACCAAGACAATGACTGGTCTGCGGATATTCACAATCATGGCCATTACGAAGTACACTATATTATAAACGGAAAAGGAAAAGTATTTATAAGCGACAGACATTTTGAACTTATGCCAAAGACATTCTACTTGATAAGACCAAATATATATCATAAGCAAATAGAATATCCATCTGACCCTATATATAAATACTGTTTCAGATTTAATTATAAAATAGTTAAAAATAAACAAATGGAGGACAATTTTAACCAAGCAAATAACATATTAACTGTATTAAATAATCCTAGATACTGCTGTAGCTCCAATTCACAGAGCATTTTGAAGGATATTTTAGATATACACAATGAACTTTATTCTAAACCCCTAGGCTATTATACAAAGGTGCAGGCACTCTTTGTACAATTGATAATCAATATGCTGCGCTCTTTTGACTCTGAACACTCGGAAAATAGCGGCCACCCCATAAAAGTACCTGATGAAAAGAGAACCCAGATAATAGATAACTTTTTCTCCCATAACTATTCAAAAAATATAAAACTCTCAAATCTGGCCTCTCTGCTGAATATAAGCGAAAGTCAGTTGAACAGATTCTTAAAAAAAACATATGGATTGACTTTCAAACAAAAATTGATCGCATCGCGTATCGAGGCGGCTAAGTATCTACTTGAAAACACCGATATGACAGTTGAAGGCATAAGCGAAAGAATTGGATACAGAGAGCCTGCCAACTTTTGTACTATTTTTAAGAAAAAGACTGGGGCCAGCCCATCAGGATATAGAAAATCAATTTAA
- a CDS encoding type I restriction endonuclease, which translates to MAKTPEELLEKGFEEYVEEYLLKSGYVRGNPDHYNKEFALDTKILFDFLEDTQPKKMERLREIYKDQYRFKVLSRLNRELNNRGMIDVLRHGIKDYGVYLDLAYFQPASKLNDEVVKLYKKNRISVTRQVRYSTKNENSIDMLICVNGLPVVVLELKNPFTGQTYEDAIMQYKKDRSPNELLFQFKKRAIVFFAVDTQEVYMTTRLSRNKTFFLPFNKGCDGGGGNPDNPDGFKTAYLWEEILQKDSLMDILKRFVFIETQEKKDIDGNTVTLETVIFPRYHQLDAVRKLEADAKEKGVGTNYLVQHSAGSGKTYSISWLAHRLANLHDHQDNPVFDSVIVITDRRVLDRQLQDSIYQLEHKHGVVQKIDKDSSQLADALKSGMRIIISTLQKFPFIIEKAGELESRKYAVVIDEAHSSSAGENMASLREVLSANSLEEAARLDEELEGKEYDPDEEILKTIKKRGKQPNISFFAFTATPKAKTLEMFGTVDEDELPHPFHLYSMRQAIEEGFILDVLQNYVTYETYFKLAKKIEDDPAFDKAKATKALTRYVSLHPHNIAQKTEIMVEHFRSVTRHKIGGRAKAMVVTSSRLHAVRYKHAFDEYIKKKGYRDMKTLVAFSGTVKDDGIEYTESGINKFKESELPDRFATDEYQVLLVAEKYQTGFDQPLLHTMYVDKKLSGVKAVQTLSRLNRTCSGKDDTFVLDFVNRAEDIQEAFKPYYQATIVEEVTEPNLLYDIETGLHVYGVYLKEELDRFNGIYFKPKDKKPPKDRAILNHLIDTAVERFKKLDEQDKQDFSSQATKYIRLYSFILQITPFEDVELHKLYVYLTYLLKKLPKEKGSTVHLADEIALEYYTTKKTFEGSISLTLDDENVPVTSVKFAGTGVKEEQEEYLSTIIERLNKRFGTDFTKADQLSVEQIKEDFAADEDLVQKARTNTIDDFRFAFEKVFINKVIDRMDQNQAFFTRVLDDEQFKNALMEYMLVETYEKLNSRV; encoded by the coding sequence ATGGCTAAAACTCCAGAAGAACTTTTAGAAAAGGGCTTTGAGGAATATGTTGAGGAGTATCTTTTAAAGTCTGGATACGTGAGGGGTAACCCTGACCACTATAACAAAGAATTTGCCCTTGATACCAAAATCCTTTTTGACTTTTTAGAGGATACCCAGCCCAAGAAAATGGAAAGGCTAAGAGAAATTTATAAGGACCAGTATCGGTTTAAAGTGTTAAGCCGGTTAAATAGAGAGCTTAACAACCGTGGGATGATTGATGTTTTAAGGCATGGGATTAAAGACTATGGAGTATACCTGGACCTTGCCTACTTTCAGCCTGCCAGCAAATTAAACGATGAAGTAGTGAAACTTTACAAAAAGAATCGTATATCTGTTACTAGGCAGGTACGATACAGCACCAAAAACGAAAACAGCATTGACATGCTGATCTGTGTCAATGGCCTTCCCGTTGTTGTACTGGAACTTAAAAATCCTTTCACCGGTCAAACCTATGAAGATGCAATCATGCAGTATAAGAAAGACAGAAGCCCTAATGAACTGTTGTTCCAGTTTAAGAAAAGAGCCATTGTATTTTTTGCAGTTGATACTCAAGAAGTCTATATGACAACAAGGCTTTCAAGAAATAAGACTTTCTTCTTGCCCTTTAATAAAGGGTGTGATGGAGGAGGTGGAAATCCCGACAATCCTGATGGGTTTAAAACTGCTTATCTTTGGGAGGAGATACTTCAAAAAGATAGTTTGATGGATATATTAAAAAGATTTGTATTTATAGAGACCCAAGAAAAGAAGGATATAGATGGAAATACCGTAACCTTGGAAACCGTTATATTTCCAAGGTATCACCAACTGGATGCAGTAAGGAAACTGGAAGCCGATGCGAAGGAGAAGGGAGTAGGAACAAACTATCTTGTACAGCACAGCGCAGGATCGGGAAAAACCTATTCTATATCATGGCTTGCCCACAGGCTCGCTAACCTTCATGATCATCAAGACAACCCTGTATTTGATTCGGTTATTGTGATTACCGACAGGCGGGTTTTGGATAGACAGTTGCAGGACAGTATTTACCAGTTGGAGCATAAACATGGAGTTGTCCAAAAAATAGATAAAGATTCCAGTCAATTGGCTGATGCCTTGAAAAGCGGAATGAGGATAATTATTTCCACTTTGCAGAAGTTTCCCTTTATCATCGAAAAGGCGGGAGAGTTAGAAAGCCGAAAATATGCTGTTGTTATAGATGAAGCCCATTCCAGCAGTGCAGGGGAGAATATGGCATCTTTGAGGGAAGTGCTGTCAGCAAACAGCCTAGAAGAAGCAGCAAGACTGGATGAAGAGCTGGAAGGCAAAGAATACGACCCGGATGAAGAGATATTAAAGACAATAAAGAAAAGGGGAAAACAGCCTAATATCAGTTTTTTTGCCTTTACGGCTACACCTAAAGCAAAGACCCTTGAGATGTTTGGGACTGTAGATGAAGATGAACTGCCCCATCCTTTTCATTTATACTCTATGAGGCAGGCAATTGAAGAAGGATTTATACTAGATGTACTTCAAAACTATGTAACTTATGAAACCTATTTTAAACTGGCAAAGAAAATAGAAGATGACCCTGCTTTTGACAAGGCTAAGGCCACAAAAGCACTTACAAGATATGTTAGCCTTCATCCCCATAACATTGCCCAAAAGACTGAAATCATGGTGGAACACTTCAGGAGCGTAACCAGGCATAAAATAGGAGGAAGGGCCAAGGCAATGGTTGTAACCAGTTCCAGGCTTCATGCTGTACGTTATAAACACGCTTTTGATGAATATATCAAAAAGAAAGGCTACAGGGATATGAAAACACTGGTAGCCTTTTCGGGAACGGTAAAGGATGACGGGATAGAGTATACTGAAAGCGGCATAAACAAATTTAAAGAATCAGAACTTCCAGACCGTTTTGCTACTGATGAATATCAGGTGCTTTTAGTTGCGGAAAAGTACCAGACAGGCTTTGACCAGCCCCTTTTACATACTATGTATGTAGATAAAAAGTTATCCGGCGTCAAGGCGGTGCAGACTTTATCAAGGCTTAACAGAACCTGTTCTGGAAAAGATGATACCTTTGTCCTTGATTTTGTAAATAGGGCAGAAGATATTCAGGAAGCCTTCAAACCTTATTATCAGGCAACCATTGTGGAAGAAGTGACGGAACCTAACCTGCTTTATGATATTGAAACAGGGCTGCATGTATATGGTGTGTATTTAAAAGAGGAATTGGACAGGTTTAATGGTATATACTTCAAACCAAAGGACAAAAAACCTCCAAAAGACAGGGCTATATTAAATCATTTAATAGATACAGCCGTAGAAAGGTTTAAGAAGCTGGATGAGCAAGATAAGCAGGATTTTAGCAGTCAAGCAACCAAATACATAAGGCTTTATTCCTTCATCCTGCAGATCACGCCTTTTGAAGATGTTGAACTCCACAAGTTATATGTATACTTAACATATTTGCTTAAAAAACTGCCCAAAGAAAAAGGCTCCACTGTTCATCTGGCAGATGAAATCGCTTTGGAATACTATACTACTAAAAAGACATTTGAAGGCAGCATCTCCTTAACTCTTGATGATGAAAATGTACCAGTCACATCTGTGAAATTTGCAGGAACGGGAGTAAAGGAAGAACAGGAAGAATATCTTTCCACCATTATTGAGCGGCTTAACAAGCGGTTTGGAACTGACTTTACAAAAGCCGACCAGTTATCGGTAGAGCAGATTAAAGAGGATTTTGCCGCAGATGAGGATCTGGTACAAAAGGCTAGGACAAATACCATTGATGATTTTAGATTTGCTTTTGAAAAAGTATTTATCAATAAAGTCATCGATAGGATGGACCAGAACCAGGCATTTTTTACCCGTGTTTTAGATGATGAGCAGTTCAAGAATGCCCTTATGGAGTATATGCTGGTTGAGACTTATGAGAAGTTAAATAGCAGGGTTTAG
- a CDS encoding restriction endonuclease subunit S: MSKYKRYERYKDSGIEWIGEIPEHWEVKKLKHISNITMGQSPKSEKCSLDEIGLPFLQGNAEFTSLHPIPKMYCNTANKFSKINDILLSVRAPVGAMNISDRVYGIGRGLCAVTANKVQVRYLWYSMNVSLEELFIKSKGSTFEAVTVTDVSNLLSILPPKKEQIAIANFLDHKTSEIDDLIADKEKLIELLQEKRQAIITETVTKGLNPNVRLKNSGIEWIGEIPEHWDIVKMKYLLSPKKYSIKAGPFGSQLKNDDMISGDVKVYNQRTVLDNDFNSGDYYIENYKYEELRAFEVFAGDILVTTRGTVGKTAIMPKNADRGILHPCLIKITLNPDRVCNEYVNIIFNSTNIVTNKIKLESNATTIDVIYTDTLKKLELPIPPLDEQKSIIDFINVKTAEIDGLISKIRLQIQKLKEYRQSLISEAVTGKIDVRDYAVE; encoded by the coding sequence ATGAGTAAGTATAAGAGGTATGAAAGGTATAAGGATTCAGGTATTGAGTGGATAGGGGAGATACCAGAGCATTGGGAGGTTAAAAAATTAAAGCATATATCTAACATTACAATGGGTCAATCTCCTAAATCAGAAAAATGTAGTCTTGATGAAATAGGATTGCCATTTTTACAAGGAAATGCAGAATTTACTAGTTTGCATCCAATACCTAAAATGTATTGTAATACTGCTAATAAATTTTCAAAAATCAATGATATACTTCTTTCTGTAAGGGCTCCTGTTGGAGCAATGAATATATCTGATAGAGTATATGGCATAGGAAGAGGACTCTGTGCAGTTACGGCAAATAAAGTTCAAGTAAGGTATTTATGGTATAGCATGAATGTTAGCCTAGAAGAACTTTTTATTAAATCTAAAGGTAGTACATTCGAAGCAGTTACAGTTACAGATGTTAGTAATTTACTATCAATTTTGCCTCCCAAAAAGGAACAAATCGCCATTGCCAATTTTCTTGACCATAAAACTAGTGAAATAGATGATTTGATTGCTGATAAGGAAAAATTGATTGAACTGCTGCAGGAAAAGCGGCAGGCGATTATAACTGAAACCGTTACCAAAGGACTTAATCCGAATGTTAGGCTGAAGAATTCAGGTATTGAGTGGATAGGGGAGATACCAGAACATTGGGATATTGTCAAGATGAAATATTTATTAAGCCCTAAAAAATATTCTATAAAAGCAGGTCCTTTCGGAAGTCAATTAAAAAATGATGATATGATTAGTGGGGATGTTAAGGTATATAATCAAAGAACAGTTTTAGATAATGATTTTAATTCTGGAGATTATTATATAGAAAATTATAAGTATGAAGAATTAAGAGCGTTTGAAGTATTTGCAGGCGATATATTGGTAACTACAAGAGGAACTGTAGGAAAAACTGCTATTATGCCTAAAAATGCAGATAGAGGAATATTACATCCTTGTTTAATAAAAATTACATTAAATCCAGATAGGGTTTGCAATGAGTATGTGAATATAATATTTAATAGTACAAATATAGTGACAAACAAAATTAAGTTAGAAAGTAATGCTACTACTATAGATGTTATTTATACGGATACATTAAAAAAATTAGAATTACCTATTCCACCATTAGATGAACAAAAATCAATAATAGATTTTATAAATGTTAAAACTGCTGAAATAGATGGTTTAATATCAAAAATCAGACTACAAATCCAAAAACTCAAAGAATACCGCCAATCCCTTATCTCTGAAGCAGTAACAGGTAAAATTGATGTAAGGGACTATGCAGTAGAGTAA
- a CDS encoding class I SAM-dependent DNA methyltransferase yields the protein MTNFQDKVNFIWSIAELLRGPYKKEQYGDVILPMAVLRRFDCVLAATKQEVLEKYETLKKSGLQNVDPVLNRISKQEFNNTSKYDFEKLLADPDNIASNLRNYINGFSKNAREIIEHFDFDKQITKLNDNNLLYLVISEFNKIDLHPDVVSNTEMGYIFEELIRRFSEHGEAGDHYTPREVIRLMVNILLNEDNEELTQPGLVTTVYDCCAGTGGMLSVTEHYMKELNPGIQVELFGQEINPQSFSICKSDMLIKGHNADNIILGDSFTEDGHKSETFRYMLTNPPFGVEWKKAQKFIREEYEKEGHEGRFGAGLPRISDGSLLFLQHLMSKMRQDEKGSRIAIIFNGSPLFTGDAGSGESEIRRWIIENDMLEGIIALPDQLFYNTGISTYIWIVTNRKNSDPMKGPVRTGKIQLVNAVDFYQKMRKSLGNKRNEISEEQIKEITRIYGEFRENEYCKIFDNQDFGYQKIVVERPLRLNLQVTEERINNLYNERAFNNLAKSKKKGESGLQEIEEGKKIQKEIIDTLKTMDSTITYKNRDAFTKALKKAFKDSDIKLNRTLLKVVLSALSEKDETADICVNSKGNPEPDPDLRDTENVPLKEDIHEYFEREVKPHVLDAWIDKSKTKIGYEIPFTRHFYKYQPLRPSQEIMKEIVELEKSISEKLKKVMGE from the coding sequence TTGACTAATTTTCAGGATAAAGTTAACTTTATATGGAGCATAGCGGAACTTTTAAGAGGACCATATAAAAAAGAACAGTACGGTGATGTAATACTGCCTATGGCTGTACTCAGAAGGTTTGACTGTGTCCTTGCAGCCACCAAGCAGGAAGTATTGGAAAAGTATGAAACTTTAAAGAAGTCGGGACTTCAAAATGTAGACCCTGTTTTAAATAGAATTTCAAAACAGGAATTCAATAATACCAGCAAATATGATTTTGAAAAATTATTGGCTGACCCCGATAATATAGCAAGCAATTTAAGAAATTATATTAACGGTTTTTCCAAAAATGCTAGAGAAATCATAGAACACTTTGATTTCGACAAGCAGATTACAAAACTCAATGATAACAACCTGCTTTACTTAGTGATATCAGAGTTTAACAAGATAGATTTGCATCCTGATGTAGTAAGCAATACCGAAATGGGATACATATTTGAGGAACTCATTAGACGATTTTCTGAACATGGGGAAGCAGGTGATCATTATACTCCTCGTGAGGTTATAAGATTAATGGTAAATATTCTCCTGAACGAGGATAATGAGGAATTAACCCAGCCAGGGCTTGTCACAACTGTGTATGACTGCTGCGCTGGTACAGGTGGTATGCTTTCGGTTACAGAACATTATATGAAAGAATTAAACCCCGGGATACAGGTAGAATTATTTGGGCAGGAGATAAATCCCCAATCCTTTAGCATCTGTAAATCCGATATGCTTATAAAAGGACATAATGCAGATAATATTATTCTGGGAGATAGTTTCACGGAAGATGGACATAAAAGCGAAACTTTCCGATATATGCTTACTAATCCCCCTTTTGGTGTGGAATGGAAAAAAGCACAGAAATTTATTCGTGAAGAATATGAGAAAGAAGGTCATGAGGGGAGGTTCGGTGCAGGACTTCCTAGAATATCCGATGGTTCACTTTTATTCTTACAGCATCTAATGTCTAAAATGAGGCAGGATGAAAAGGGCAGCCGTATCGCTATCATCTTCAACGGCTCACCGTTATTTACTGGGGATGCAGGTTCAGGGGAATCGGAAATCAGACGCTGGATAATTGAAAATGACATGCTGGAAGGTATTATTGCACTGCCTGACCAGTTATTCTACAACACAGGTATTTCTACCTATATTTGGATAGTAACCAACCGTAAGAACAGTGACCCTATGAAGGGACCTGTAAGGACGGGAAAAATACAGTTGGTCAACGCAGTGGATTTTTATCAGAAAATGAGGAAAAGCCTTGGAAACAAGAGAAATGAAATCAGCGAAGAGCAGATAAAAGAGATCACTAGAATATACGGTGAGTTTAGAGAAAATGAATACTGCAAGATTTTTGATAACCAAGATTTCGGATATCAGAAGATTGTAGTAGAGAGACCTTTAAGGCTTAATTTGCAAGTAACTGAAGAAAGAATTAATAATTTATATAATGAAAGAGCCTTTAATAATCTAGCAAAGTCAAAGAAAAAAGGTGAATCAGGGCTTCAAGAAATAGAGGAAGGCAAGAAAATTCAGAAAGAAATAATAGATACCTTAAAGACAATGGATTCTACTATCACATATAAAAACAGGGATGCATTTACAAAAGCGTTAAAGAAGGCTTTTAAAGACAGCGATATTAAACTGAATAGAACACTTTTAAAGGTTGTATTATCTGCCTTGTCCGAAAAAGATGAAACAGCAGATATTTGTGTAAACAGCAAGGGAAACCCAGAGCCAGACCCGGACTTGAGGGATACTGAAAATGTACCTTTAAAAGAAGATATACATGAATACTTTGAGCGGGAAGTAAAACCCCATGTGCTAGATGCTTGGATAGACAAAAGCAAGACTAAAATTGGATATGAAATACCTTTCACAAGACATTTTTATAAATACCAGCCCCTAAGACCTTCTCAAGAGATTATGAAAGAGATTGTGGAACTGGAAAAGAGCATTTCAGAGAAGTTGAAGAAGGTGATGGGTGAATGA